A genomic segment from Amygdalobacter nucleatus encodes:
- a CDS encoding carboxylate--amine ligase, producing MLAENKVVVLGTNYYIGLGTIRCFRKAGVTVVAADYDRRSYGMRSKYVNERLWLSDYKKEPAKVVEQLISYAKQQTAKPVIIPTHDNYLLFLDKYQAELRPYYLMSLPEQGLATKVVEKDSLYALAKQYDCLFPPTLDVDDENLYTKAANELAYPLIVKPIDSPAFTARFRCKSFVCENETELKSAIEKVKAAKIPCCVQKIIVGNDENMLLFDAYVQQNSEIKHVFTGSKLRQWPINFGASCLMYQHYIPELVEVGKKFLSDIKWRGFAEIEFKRDDRDGKIYLIEINARITNFNACIAACGINVPLLTYEDLVGLPLTPAELEIKEDLHIGFKYGYEDFLAKRAYYKSNQWTKEHLKQQEEGITFVRAIFAKDDWLPTWQFVWNKIRKKLGI from the coding sequence TTGTTGGCAGAAAATAAGGTCGTCGTTTTGGGAACTAACTACTACATTGGGTTAGGTACAATTCGTTGCTTTCGCAAAGCTGGTGTTACTGTAGTTGCAGCAGATTATGATAGAAGAAGTTATGGTATGCGCTCTAAATATGTTAATGAGCGTCTGTGGTTGAGTGATTACAAAAAAGAACCAGCGAAAGTTGTGGAACAATTAATTTCCTATGCTAAACAGCAAACAGCTAAGCCAGTTATCATTCCAACCCACGATAATTACTTATTATTCTTGGACAAATATCAAGCTGAGCTTCGGCCTTACTATCTCATGTCTTTACCTGAGCAGGGATTGGCAACGAAAGTTGTTGAGAAAGACAGTTTGTATGCACTGGCCAAACAATATGATTGTTTGTTCCCGCCAACTTTAGATGTAGACGATGAGAATTTGTATACAAAAGCAGCTAACGAATTAGCTTATCCGTTAATCGTTAAACCGATAGATTCACCAGCTTTTACCGCACGTTTCCGTTGCAAGTCTTTTGTTTGCGAGAACGAGACAGAACTGAAGAGTGCAATTGAGAAAGTTAAGGCTGCTAAGATACCTTGCTGCGTACAGAAAATTATTGTTGGCAATGATGAAAACATGCTGCTCTTTGATGCGTATGTCCAACAAAATAGTGAGATAAAGCACGTCTTTACAGGTAGTAAATTGAGACAGTGGCCGATTAATTTCGGTGCTTCTTGCCTGATGTATCAGCACTATATTCCTGAATTAGTCGAAGTTGGCAAGAAATTTTTGAGTGACATCAAGTGGCGTGGCTTTGCTGAAATTGAGTTCAAACGTGACGATCGTGATGGCAAAATCTATTTGATCGAGATTAACGCCAGAATTACAAACTTTAACGCTTGCATTGCCGCTTGCGGCATTAATGTACCGCTTTTAACGTATGAAGATTTAGTTGGCTTACCTTTAACGCCAGCTGAGCTAGAAATAAAAGAAGATTTGCATATCGGCTTTAAGTATGGCTATGAGGACTTTTTGGCTAAACGGGCATACTACAAGAGCAATCAGTGGACAAAGGAACATTTGAAGCAACAAGAAGAGGGTATTACTTTTGTCAGAGCAATTTTTGCTAAAGACGATTGGCTGCCGACTTGGCAATTTGTGTGGAATAAAATTAGAAAGAAATTAGGAATTTAA
- the asnB gene encoding asparagine synthase (glutamine-hydrolyzing): MCGVCGYLQSELTEAGVANEQASKVLKEMMTLIGHRGPNDAGQYCSQGLSLGFRRLTIIDLSDLGNQPLFSEDHRYSLVFNGEIYNYKSLRAELEEKGYHFRSHTDSEVLVHGYACYGPNLLPKLRGMFAFAIYDELKRELFLARDPFGIKPLYYSCHTEDNSLVFASEIKSFLAYPPFIKELNKAALLPYLNFQYSAWESTFFEGVYKLLPGHYILLKASDLAKGKDKAPLPSTSYFDLSFDYTDKRSETDLIESLQAELKASVDLHLQSDVEVGAFLSGGVDSSYITALSQPKHTFSVGFAGYGNGGFNEVDYAKKLSKQFGIIHHHKDLTAEDCFAILPKLQYHMDEPHGNFSAVPLYHLAKLAKEYVRVVLSGEGADELFAGYAPYRNSSYTSIYKQCLPLSLRRFNAKLAKLVPNAHLQKALIRAGQVPKEYFIGEMNICSDKEAKSLLQHEYQVGVSALTGLQDYYAEIDNLPELDQKQLVDLKYWLPGDILLKADKMSSAHSLELRVPFLDVKIWQLARQISPEQRIKCLETKHILRKASSKYLPNEWAKREKLGFMVPLKDWLREDKWANLLREMFTTEDAKEFFQTDVLLAYLAKHQTGKANYQHQLYLAYVFLLWYQEFFHKR, translated from the coding sequence ATGTGTGGAGTTTGTGGCTATTTACAATCTGAGTTGACGGAAGCTGGCGTAGCTAACGAGCAAGCTAGCAAAGTTTTGAAAGAAATGATGACTTTAATTGGTCATCGTGGACCAAATGATGCAGGCCAGTATTGCTCACAAGGCTTGAGTTTAGGGTTTCGCCGCCTGACCATTATCGATTTATCTGATTTGGGCAATCAACCATTATTTTCGGAGGACCATCGTTATAGCTTAGTTTTTAATGGCGAAATTTACAATTATAAGAGTTTAAGGGCCGAACTTGAGGAGAAAGGCTATCATTTCAGGAGCCATACCGATTCAGAAGTGCTTGTACACGGTTATGCTTGCTATGGCCCGAATTTGCTCCCGAAGCTTAGGGGCATGTTTGCGTTTGCTATTTATGATGAGCTTAAAAGAGAATTATTTTTGGCAAGAGATCCATTCGGCATTAAGCCTTTGTATTATTCTTGTCATACAGAGGATAATAGTTTAGTTTTTGCGTCAGAAATTAAGAGCTTTTTAGCTTATCCGCCATTCATTAAGGAACTGAACAAAGCGGCGCTGTTACCTTATTTGAATTTCCAATATTCAGCTTGGGAGAGTACTTTCTTTGAAGGTGTGTACAAACTTTTGCCAGGTCATTATATCTTGCTGAAAGCAAGTGATTTGGCTAAAGGCAAGGATAAAGCGCCACTTCCATCAACTTCGTATTTTGATCTGTCGTTTGATTATACAGATAAACGAAGCGAGACTGATTTGATTGAGAGCTTGCAAGCTGAGCTAAAAGCTTCTGTCGATTTACACTTGCAGAGCGATGTTGAAGTTGGTGCGTTCCTATCTGGTGGCGTTGATTCAAGCTATATTACAGCTTTGAGCCAGCCCAAACATACTTTTAGTGTTGGTTTTGCTGGTTATGGCAACGGCGGCTTCAATGAAGTTGACTATGCCAAAAAGTTGTCCAAACAATTTGGGATTATTCATCACCACAAAGATTTGACGGCAGAAGATTGCTTTGCGATCTTGCCTAAATTGCAATATCACATGGATGAGCCACATGGCAACTTCTCAGCTGTGCCGCTGTATCACTTGGCTAAATTGGCTAAAGAATATGTACGAGTTGTTCTGTCAGGTGAGGGAGCAGATGAACTATTTGCCGGATATGCGCCATATCGTAATTCAAGCTATACCTCAATTTATAAACAATGCTTGCCGCTATCTTTGCGTCGCTTTAATGCAAAGTTGGCTAAGCTTGTTCCAAATGCACATCTCCAAAAAGCGCTTATTAGAGCTGGACAGGTGCCAAAGGAGTATTTCATCGGCGAGATGAATATTTGCTCAGACAAAGAAGCTAAGAGCTTGTTGCAGCATGAATATCAAGTAGGCGTTTCGGCTTTGACGGGTTTACAGGATTATTATGCTGAAATTGATAATTTACCTGAGTTAGATCAGAAGCAACTAGTAGACCTTAAGTATTGGCTGCCAGGTGATATTTTGTTGAAAGCAGATAAAATGAGTTCAGCTCATTCGCTAGAATTGCGTGTGCCATTCTTGGACGTCAAAATTTGGCAGTTAGCACGACAAATTAGTCCGGAACAGAGAATAAAGTGCTTGGAAACGAAACATATTTTGCGTAAAGCTTCAAGTAAATATTTGCCAAATGAATGGGCAAAGCGTGAAAAGTTAGGCTTCATGGTCCCACTTAAAGACTGGTTGCGTGAGGACAAGTGGGCGAATTTGTTGCGTGAAATGTTCACAACTGAAGATGCTAAGGAGTTTTTCCAAACTGATGTGCTGTTAGCTTATCTGGCTAAGCATCAGACAGGTAAAGCCAATTATCAGCATCAGCTTTATTTGGCCTATGTATTTCTGTTGTGGTATCAAGAGTTTTTCCATAAGCGTTAA
- a CDS encoding aspartate/glutamate racemase family protein, with translation MDDIETKRPRLGVLGGMGPLATAVFYSRLVDEAKLTARSDQEHPDVLIWSDCSLPDRTDVILHGGAEKLLNQCQADFKLLEAANCDYICFPCNTLHYFMPELEKRTNLPILNMVELALSEVRKLNSAAKKLQIFGTEGTRKGCLYERYAEQYGFEIVPISDSLQAELMGFIYELKNHGRIDFPLLSQRIIEARRSGIDYVILACTELSCMTLNAKAAPYTYDAMGALISRCLELVMPKQK, from the coding sequence ATGGATGATATAGAGACAAAACGACCAAGATTAGGTGTTTTAGGTGGTATGGGACCACTAGCAACTGCTGTTTTTTATAGTCGATTAGTAGATGAAGCAAAATTAACGGCACGTAGTGATCAGGAACACCCAGATGTTCTAATTTGGAGTGATTGCTCTTTGCCAGATCGTACGGATGTTATCTTGCACGGCGGGGCTGAAAAGCTTTTGAATCAATGCCAAGCTGATTTTAAGCTGCTAGAAGCTGCCAATTGTGACTATATTTGTTTCCCATGTAATACTTTGCATTATTTTATGCCAGAACTTGAAAAACGGACTAATTTACCAATTTTGAATATGGTTGAGTTAGCTTTGAGCGAGGTGCGCAAATTAAATTCAGCTGCTAAAAAGTTGCAGATTTTCGGGACAGAAGGTACACGTAAAGGCTGCTTGTATGAACGTTATGCTGAGCAATATGGCTTTGAAATTGTGCCAATCAGTGACAGCTTGCAAGCTGAGCTCATGGGCTTTATTTATGAATTGAAAAATCATGGCCGTATCGATTTCCCGTTATTGTCACAGCGCATCATTGAGGCAAGGCGTTCAGGTATTGATTACGTTATTTTGGCTTGTACAGAGCTGTCTTGTATGACTTTGAATGCAAAAGCAGCGCCTTATACCTACGATGCAATGGGTGCGTTAATTTCTCGTTGCTTAGAATTGGTTATGCCAAAGCAAAAATAA
- a CDS encoding ATP-binding protein, translating into MKITEGWGTGIPRLFKNCRDMGLTNPKFEEIGDGIKVTVKEK; encoded by the coding sequence TTGAAAATTACAGAAGGCTGGGGAACTGGCATACCTAGATTATTCAAAAATTGTCGTGATATGGGGTTGACAAATCCTAAATTTGAAGAAATTGGTGATGGAATTAAGGTGACCGTAAAGGAAAAATAA
- a CDS encoding recombinase family protein produces MNKLNRQPSYTLDNVGKITALYCRLSRDDELQGDSNSIINQKSMLKKYAEDNHFNNLMFFVDDGYSGTNFQRSDWLKLTALIDEGKIGTIIVKDMSRLGRDYLQVGVYTEMVFPNADIRFIAINNGVDSNNQSDNDMTPFINIFNEFYAKDTSRKIKAVFKAKGQSGKPLCINPPYGYLKDPEDKNHWIVDEEAASVVREIFRLCVNGYGPSQIANELIKRNIPTPSEHFFSLGIKIPSAKSEINGMWNQKTISNMLEKQEYLGHTVNFKTRKKSYKCKKTLLNPKEDWLIFKNTHEAIIDQETFDIVQRIRDGRRVRANLGEMPVLSGMLFCADCGNKLYQVRGKDWSHDKEYFVCATYRKQKGKCSSHQIRNIQIEAILLHELRTITSFAKQHEEEFVGLVMKKSEKELTQKLKSSNRELEQAKARISKLDTIVQHLYEDNLDGKISDERFKSMSESYDKEQAELKSKIESLEAFISKAQEECLNVDSFLKLVRQYTDIQELNAEIIRTFVDKIYVEKSEKVAGTRTKKQTIWIQWNYIGAVDIPLHK; encoded by the coding sequence ATGAATAAACTAAATAGACAGCCTTCTTATACTCTAGATAATGTAGGCAAGATAACGGCACTTTACTGCCGTTTATCCAGAGACGATGAATTACAAGGTGACAGCAATTCCATTATCAATCAAAAGAGCATGCTGAAAAAGTATGCCGAGGATAATCATTTCAACAATCTTATGTTCTTTGTAGATGATGGCTACTCGGGTACTAATTTCCAGCGATCTGATTGGCTTAAATTAACTGCTCTCATTGACGAAGGAAAGATTGGAACCATTATCGTCAAGGACATGTCACGCTTGGGTAGAGATTATCTGCAAGTTGGTGTGTATACAGAGATGGTATTCCCTAACGCTGATATTCGCTTTATTGCAATAAATAACGGCGTAGATAGCAATAATCAGTCAGACAACGACATGACACCTTTCATCAACATCTTCAATGAGTTTTATGCTAAAGACACAAGCAGAAAAATAAAAGCTGTGTTTAAAGCAAAAGGACAAAGTGGGAAGCCGCTCTGCATCAATCCTCCTTACGGATATCTTAAGGATCCTGAAGATAAAAATCATTGGATTGTAGATGAAGAAGCTGCCAGTGTAGTGCGTGAAATCTTTAGACTCTGCGTTAATGGGTATGGGCCTAGCCAGATTGCAAATGAGCTAATCAAAAGGAATATTCCAACACCATCGGAGCATTTTTTCTCTCTTGGTATTAAAATTCCTTCCGCGAAATCAGAGATTAATGGAATGTGGAATCAAAAAACTATCTCTAATATGCTTGAAAAGCAAGAATATCTTGGACATACGGTCAATTTCAAAACAAGAAAGAAATCGTACAAGTGCAAGAAAACATTATTGAATCCCAAAGAAGACTGGCTAATTTTCAAAAACACACACGAAGCAATTATTGACCAGGAAACTTTTGACATAGTTCAACGTATAAGAGATGGTAGACGAGTGCGTGCCAATCTTGGAGAAATGCCAGTGTTATCAGGAATGCTATTTTGTGCGGATTGTGGTAACAAGCTTTATCAGGTTCGAGGAAAAGATTGGAGCCATGATAAAGAATACTTTGTCTGTGCTACCTATCGTAAGCAAAAAGGCAAATGCTCATCACATCAAATTAGAAATATTCAGATCGAAGCAATACTGCTTCACGAGCTTAGAACTATTACTTCATTTGCCAAACAGCACGAAGAAGAGTTCGTGGGACTTGTGATGAAGAAAAGCGAGAAAGAACTAACCCAAAAGTTAAAGTCCTCTAATAGGGAACTCGAGCAAGCAAAAGCAAGAATTAGCAAACTTGACACAATTGTTCAGCATCTCTATGAAGACAACTTAGACGGTAAAATTTCTGATGAACGATTTAAGAGCATGTCTGAGTCCTACGACAAGGAACAAGCTGAACTGAAAAGCAAGATTGAATCCCTTGAAGCCTTTATTTCTAAAGCGCAAGAGGAATGTCTCAACGTAGATTCTTTCTTGAAATTAGTACGACAATACACAGATATACAAGAACTTAATGCAGAGATCATTCGAACCTTTGTAGATAAGATTTATGTTGAAAAATCTGAAAAGGTAGCAGGTACAAGAACCAAGAAACAAACCATATGGATACAGTGGAATTACATAGGTGCAGTTGATATTCCACTCCATAAGTAA